In a single window of the Pandoraea pulmonicola genome:
- a CDS encoding CS1-pili formation C-terminal domain-containing protein, which yields MAKVNRAAFCRAACVALGLALQFEACANIDAKQRGTELLTQAENLPTDFAEHFFDVPLMVSVDYNGRPAGSATITLSREGEVHLIELERQEHGATSGDADREKIMQLLKGPRTLGACEENCSDLLAIHYNLQDSVLSIVTSQAEQNGAKQKYHARPQGNSNGLIVNNFLNAVGGNGQGVTGRYSVDALGSIGQWGFSGSLLTGLSGGKHSDQQAYAIPSLYVQREFEGQFFRAGVFVPDLASGVRTPRTPGGLAATTLGVLYGTSDTLVIDGQRPSLYPVYVTANRPSVVEILRDRVLIFAQPVQPGLQVVDTYSLPGGIYEVEVRIVEDGKVVSSQQELIYKPNNWRDPTQPWRYALFAGQERDIVRDTASHALSAGAAVNYLATPRVVLGATAQRGGGANVFGISIDWQISELARCYGNVFRSSKHGMGGDIQLLFPYRSGSLSLSHNRSWQHASKRNRSQPGTVHDTALTWSHRLSPTSSLTSRATFSRGRSRGFGGELSLSHRHAVFGVDCTWRVSLFDRPNSSSAPSRNRGAELGLSIYLSKDRNNYNASLGVSDGGEGRNQFASMGVRRELDGGFFTSVGANASIDRLGFGLGGTTQFQHEFVRGDAYASRSSNGGEAGGGINISSTVVASPDAIGVSGLSNLATSQAAMIVDVETESRDIKLHARNMNGTVIDMTRGRNIFPVSAFEKGSIQYYFDQTSAPAASLQPTTSSYHVNKGGVAYQKVRVMKTVTVMGRLVTHDRAPVRAVRVASDVGRAVTEADGFFAIEASERTPHITVERGGARLCELALDTNAYLREGDSLIVGDLVCAESLSATTSEGHDNG from the coding sequence GTGGCAAAAGTGAATCGCGCAGCTTTCTGTAGGGCAGCTTGTGTCGCCCTGGGATTGGCTCTCCAATTCGAAGCTTGCGCAAACATCGACGCGAAGCAACGCGGCACGGAGTTGTTGACCCAAGCGGAGAATCTCCCGACTGATTTCGCGGAGCACTTTTTTGACGTTCCTTTGATGGTCAGCGTCGATTACAACGGCCGCCCGGCTGGGAGCGCAACGATTACTCTGAGCCGGGAGGGAGAGGTTCATCTAATTGAGTTGGAGCGCCAGGAGCATGGGGCAACGTCAGGCGACGCCGACCGAGAGAAGATCATGCAGTTGTTAAAAGGTCCACGAACGTTGGGAGCATGCGAGGAAAATTGCAGCGATCTGCTTGCCATCCACTACAACCTACAGGATTCGGTACTGTCCATCGTGACCAGCCAAGCGGAACAAAATGGAGCTAAGCAGAAGTATCATGCTCGCCCGCAAGGTAATAGCAACGGCCTGATCGTGAACAACTTCCTGAATGCCGTCGGCGGCAATGGGCAAGGCGTCACCGGCCGCTACTCCGTCGATGCGTTAGGCAGTATCGGCCAGTGGGGATTTTCGGGAAGCTTGCTGACGGGATTAAGTGGCGGCAAACACTCGGATCAGCAAGCGTATGCGATCCCAAGCCTGTACGTGCAGCGGGAATTCGAAGGCCAATTTTTCCGCGCAGGTGTCTTTGTTCCCGACCTTGCCTCCGGTGTGCGCACTCCCCGCACCCCCGGCGGATTGGCGGCAACCACACTTGGCGTTTTGTACGGCACATCCGATACGCTCGTCATCGACGGTCAGCGACCCAGCCTCTATCCGGTGTACGTCACTGCAAATCGCCCTTCCGTGGTCGAAATTCTGCGCGATCGCGTATTGATTTTTGCCCAACCAGTTCAACCCGGACTGCAGGTGGTAGACACGTATTCACTGCCCGGAGGAATCTACGAGGTCGAGGTTCGCATTGTGGAGGACGGAAAGGTCGTCTCCTCACAGCAGGAACTTATTTACAAGCCGAATAACTGGCGGGATCCCACGCAACCATGGCGTTATGCACTGTTCGCGGGACAGGAGCGCGATATTGTACGCGACACGGCTTCGCATGCGCTTTCGGCCGGCGCCGCGGTCAACTATTTGGCGACTCCACGTGTAGTGCTGGGAGCGACCGCGCAGCGCGGGGGCGGCGCCAATGTGTTCGGCATTTCGATCGACTGGCAGATTTCCGAACTCGCCCGCTGCTACGGTAACGTTTTTCGTTCGAGCAAACATGGTATGGGGGGCGATATACAACTCCTTTTTCCATATCGCAGCGGCAGCCTCAGCCTGAGCCACAACCGAAGCTGGCAGCACGCCAGCAAACGCAACCGTTCGCAGCCGGGAACCGTACACGACACGGCACTTACGTGGAGCCATCGCCTGTCCCCAACTTCCAGCCTGACATCACGAGCCACATTCAGTCGGGGAAGAAGCCGGGGATTCGGCGGTGAACTGTCGTTGTCGCATCGACATGCCGTATTCGGTGTTGATTGCACATGGCGAGTTTCCCTGTTCGATCGTCCAAACAGTTCTTCCGCTCCCTCCCGCAATCGAGGGGCGGAGCTGGGGCTCAGCATCTATTTAAGCAAGGATCGCAACAACTACAACGCCAGCCTGGGCGTCAGCGACGGGGGAGAGGGACGCAATCAATTCGCATCGATGGGTGTGCGACGGGAATTGGACGGCGGGTTCTTCACATCCGTTGGCGCCAATGCCTCTATCGACAGGCTGGGTTTTGGGCTAGGCGGCACAACACAATTTCAACATGAATTCGTACGCGGTGACGCGTATGCCTCGCGCTCGTCCAACGGGGGAGAAGCCGGTGGGGGGATCAATATATCCAGCACCGTGGTCGCCAGTCCCGATGCCATCGGCGTGTCGGGATTATCCAATCTGGCCACCAGTCAGGCCGCAATGATTGTCGACGTCGAAACGGAGAGCCGCGACATCAAACTGCATGCGCGAAATATGAATGGTACGGTCATCGACATGACGCGGGGACGAAATATCTTCCCAGTCAGTGCTTTCGAAAAAGGCAGTATCCAATATTACTTTGACCAAACCTCGGCCCCTGCCGCTTCACTGCAACCGACAACAAGCAGCTATCACGTCAACAAGGGAGGCGTGGCGTACCAGAAGGTCCGAGTCATGAAAACCGTCACGGTCATGGGTCGCCTCGTCACGCACGACAGGGCGCCCGTGCGTGCCGTGCGAGTGGCTTCCGACGTGGGACGCGCCGTCACGGAAGCCGACGGATTCTTCGCCATCGAGGCAAGC
- a CDS encoding phage tail sheath family protein — protein sequence MAQYKTPGVYVVEQNAFPNSVVEVATAVPAFIGYTQFADNKGTPLAGTPWRISSMAEFLMYFGGPPPTTYSLDAVATDKATDKAAEKPAGDAPADGGGDAAPPARPVVPDLFIGAVGARKPFKFTPQTKEYLLYYSMLFFFQNGGGPCYIVSVGTYADGDVDSAKLTAGIDALVKEQEPTMVLVPDAVRLSSQDCAKVQTHMLQHCGYTMRNRFAILDVFDGMWDRQAPGGDCITNFRNDVGTSFLDFGAAYYPWVNTSIVTDKDLDFTKISNVAQLQTLITAELDAVINPPATASPADKAKAAQVKEVVAKLTGGAPAAKADAPAADAGADAAKAAGGDTNAAAPMSTDDIATLHKTLSVISNVYVQVLQALQKKINLMPPAAGMAGLYTLVDNTRGVWKAPANISLNGVVSPSVNISNADQEDLNVPTSGKSVNAIRSFIGEGVLVWGARTLDGNSLDWRYLSVRRTMIMIEESLRLACKAYVFEPNTANTWVTIKSMVRNFLTSVWKRGGLAGASPEDAFQVFVGLGETMTGEDILEGMLKVTVLVAVSRPAEFIELTFQQQMQKS from the coding sequence ATGGCGCAATACAAAACACCAGGCGTATACGTAGTCGAGCAAAACGCGTTTCCCAATTCCGTGGTCGAAGTCGCCACGGCGGTGCCCGCGTTCATCGGCTACACGCAATTCGCCGACAACAAGGGCACGCCGCTCGCGGGTACGCCGTGGCGTATCAGCTCGATGGCCGAATTCCTCATGTACTTCGGTGGACCGCCGCCGACCACGTATTCGCTCGACGCGGTCGCCACCGATAAGGCCACCGACAAGGCTGCCGAAAAACCTGCGGGCGACGCGCCGGCCGATGGCGGTGGCGACGCCGCCCCTCCTGCGCGTCCCGTTGTTCCCGATCTCTTCATCGGCGCCGTGGGCGCGCGCAAGCCGTTCAAGTTCACGCCGCAAACGAAGGAATACCTGCTGTACTACAGCATGCTGTTCTTCTTCCAGAATGGCGGCGGTCCATGCTACATCGTGTCGGTCGGCACGTACGCGGACGGCGACGTCGATTCGGCCAAGCTGACTGCGGGCATCGACGCGCTCGTCAAGGAGCAGGAGCCGACAATGGTGCTCGTGCCGGACGCCGTGCGTCTGTCGAGTCAGGATTGCGCCAAGGTGCAGACCCACATGCTCCAGCATTGCGGCTACACCATGCGCAACCGCTTCGCCATCCTCGACGTGTTCGACGGCATGTGGGATCGCCAGGCCCCGGGCGGCGACTGCATCACGAACTTCCGCAACGACGTCGGCACGTCGTTCCTCGATTTCGGGGCGGCTTACTATCCGTGGGTCAATACGTCGATCGTCACGGATAAGGATCTCGACTTCACGAAGATCTCCAACGTGGCGCAATTGCAGACGCTGATCACCGCGGAACTTGACGCAGTGATCAATCCGCCGGCGACGGCGTCGCCCGCCGACAAGGCGAAGGCCGCGCAGGTCAAGGAAGTTGTCGCCAAGCTGACCGGCGGTGCACCTGCGGCCAAGGCCGACGCCCCTGCCGCCGATGCAGGCGCCGATGCAGCGAAAGCCGCCGGTGGCGATACCAACGCCGCCGCCCCGATGTCGACGGACGACATCGCCACGCTGCACAAGACACTGAGCGTTATCAGCAATGTCTACGTGCAGGTGCTTCAGGCGCTCCAGAAGAAAATCAACCTGATGCCGCCCGCCGCAGGCATGGCCGGGCTGTACACGCTCGTCGACAACACGCGCGGCGTGTGGAAGGCGCCGGCGAACATCAGCCTGAACGGCGTCGTGTCGCCGAGCGTGAACATTTCCAACGCCGATCAGGAAGACCTTAACGTGCCGACCTCCGGCAAGTCCGTCAATGCGATCCGCAGTTTCATCGGCGAAGGCGTGCTGGTCTGGGGCGCGCGCACGCTCGACGGCAACAGTCTCGATTGGCGCTACCTGAGCGTGCGTCGCACGATGATCATGATCGAAGAGTCGCTGCGTCTGGCCTGCAAGGCGTATGTGTTCGAACCGAACACCGCCAACACGTGGGTGACGATCAAGAGCATGGTGCGCAACTTCCTCACCAGCGTGTGGAAGCGCGGCGGACTCGCCGGTGCAAGTCCGGAAGATGCCTTCCAGGTCTTCGTGGGACTGGGCGAGACGATGACTGGCGAGGACATTCTCGAAGGCATGCTCAAGGTGACGGTGCTGGTGGCGGTGAGCCGTCCGGCCGAGTTCATCGAGTTGACGTTCCAGCAACAGATGCAGAAATCCTGA
- a CDS encoding DUF4255 domain-containing protein — MINAAVSHLTARLNEYLKQAYALTDDIVTMSGLVDINGHSVANTNNRLVVILTHIERDTGPVRKGIPGDAGASHVSLGVAPLYLNLYVMVAANFTGGNYEDALKLISGAIAFFQRHPVFDHRSSPSLDPRIDRLVLEIENLNIRELSNLWTMLGGKYLPSVLYKVRLMAPDSDDITGTVPTVRTPQPALSH, encoded by the coding sequence ATGATTAACGCTGCTGTGAGCCACCTGACGGCTCGGCTCAACGAGTATCTCAAGCAAGCCTACGCGCTCACCGACGACATCGTGACGATGTCCGGTCTGGTAGACATCAACGGGCATTCTGTCGCGAATACAAACAACCGTTTGGTGGTGATCCTCACCCACATCGAACGGGATACCGGACCGGTGCGCAAGGGTATTCCCGGAGACGCAGGCGCTTCGCATGTGTCGCTCGGCGTCGCGCCGCTCTATCTGAACCTCTACGTGATGGTGGCCGCCAATTTCACCGGCGGCAATTACGAAGACGCCCTGAAGCTTATCTCCGGCGCCATTGCCTTCTTCCAACGCCATCCGGTTTTCGACCATCGCTCCTCGCCGTCGCTCGACCCGCGTATCGACCGGCTGGTGCTCGAGATCGAGAACCTGAATATCCGCGAACTCAGCAACCTCTGGACGATGCTGGGTGGCAAGTATCTGCCCTCGGTGCTGTACAAGGTGCGACTGATGGCGCCGGACAGCGACGACATCACCGGCACCGTGCCGACCGTGCGCACGCCGCAGCCGGCGCTCAGCCACTGA